In the Diprion similis isolate iyDipSimi1 chromosome 2, iyDipSimi1.1, whole genome shotgun sequence genome, one interval contains:
- the LOC124416305 gene encoding uncharacterized protein LOC124416305: MPKRKQPTPLQKTVLNFLIKFVTDYFVNLSRVGSLDDLRRGVAAVKKEICCHIPRELSAEFHHRVIEIFPHLSEFPCKFFPDSYLNAVLELIMDVPIPGLKCEGLIMAGLNRRDAHRLDGLTVLNLSSYLKKIPTSLGRFHLQDLTTFIYREHCTDVDLIVIGGNCPKLETLDVTDSEKVSDRGLQALSQCSKLRTVRIALCRVTNRGIKKLLSDHKSIERLAAWPDNGYDGFNCFFSTSYSTKFSSISRFNVVMKRIGTSHLNSIANKFPNLAFLGIHGSLLKGLDPLLAFRKLSKLDLRAATGWNWSNLSQVLAVIGANITELKTASNREDSEPKSFMSQSDLDCVFEYCENVEWFSFDFLPKKHSEKIMVPPFPRLTHFHGHVHQKHDITYKVLLRFGAMLKLEELLMNGFYITVNFIESVILDSARFPNLTKIMVPVINGYDGSFSDFYWIATERNLDFRVTGIL, from the coding sequence ATGCCTAAACGAAAGCAACCGACTCCTCTGCAGAAGACGGTCCTCAACTTCCTGATTAAATTCGTCACGGACTATTTCGTCAACCTCAGTCGTGTGGGGTCTTTGGACGATCTTCGCCGAGGTGTTGCTGCAGTCAAGAAGGAAATATGCTGCCACATTCCTCGTGAATTGTCAGCAGAGTTTCATCACAGAGTAATCGAGATATTTCCACACCTGTCGGAATTtccgtgtaaattttttcctgacAGCTACCTAAACGCTGTCCTGGAACTGATAATGGACGTGCCGATTCCAGGACTAAAATGCGAAGGTCTAATCATGGCTGGTCTGAATCGTCGCGACGCGCATCGTCTCGACGGCTTGACTGTTCTGAACTTGTCATCTTAtctcaaaaaaattcccaCGAGTCTCGGACGATTTCACCTGCAGGATTTGACGACGTTTATCTACCGGGAACATTGCACCGACGTTGACCTTATCGTCATCGGAGGAAACTGTCCGAAACTTGAGACCCTCGACGTTACCGACTCGGAAAAGGTCTCTGACCGAGGTTTGCAAGCACTTAGTCAATGCTCGAAGTTGCGAACTGTTCGCATTGCTCTATGTCGCGTCACCAATCGAGGCATTAAAAAGCTGCTGTCTGATCACAAAAGTATAGAAAGATTGGCCGCCTGGCCGGACAATGGCTACGACGGGTTCAATTGctttttttccacttcatactcgacgaaattttcatcgataagCCGATTCAACGTCGTGATGAAACGTATTGGAACCTCGCACCTAAATTCCATTGCAAACAAGTTTCCCAACTTGGCTTTTCTCGGGATTCATGGATCTCTCTTAAAGGGCCTCGACCCCCTCCTGGCTTTCCGCAAACTCTCCAAGCTCGACTTGAGGGCTGCAACTGGTTGGAACTGGTCCAATCTTAGTCAAGTATTGGCGGTTATCGGCGCTAATATAACCGAATTGAAGACTGCCTCCAATCGCGAAGACTCTGAACCGAAATCTTTCATGTCGCAGAGTGACTTGGATTGCGTGTTCGAGTATTGCGAGAATGTTGAATGGTTCAGTTTCGACTTTCtgcccaaaaaacacagcgaAAAAATAATGGTACCACCTTTTCCCAGGTTGACACACTTCCATGGTCACGTACATCAGAAACACGATATCACGTACAAAGTTCTCTTGAGATTTGGGGCGATGCTGAAGCTTGAGGAACTCCTCATGAATGGATTTTATATCACCGTCAATTTCATAGAGTCTGTTATTCTAGACAGCGCGAGATTTCCAAACCTGACAAAGATCATGGTACCTGTGATTAATGGTTATGACGGAAGTTTCAGTGACTTTTATTGGATCGCGACAGAGCGTAATCTTGATTTTAGGGTCACGGGCATCTTGTAG
- the LOC124416306 gene encoding uncharacterized protein LOC124416306, with amino-acid sequence MPRLKQPIPLRKAGLERLAAHFVDHFDQLSTNWKLPDIRLSIAQIKEHVHPCLTPRLYNELCMKFLHKFLSIQQDKYETRPGSHNRAAIEVLMDVDIIGLQLGAEIIKYLNHEHAHRFRKLRILHVDDLRWTNLGTKSLGRFDLQYLTELHYGCYCADRDLEVVGKSCPKLIVLDIEGARYVTDRGLKALHPCSELRILSIVRCNVSDKGINELLSANKKISEFNFGLTSDPLYKPSFNILSRSRTSVCPSMKRFCITANLITDEHLCAVVELFPNLTHLRINGKLSGDLSAVRQLDKLAECKYHLLMDNFNGPLMSIGENITMLSLMGLEQYDLDFIHNVCVNIECKVEQLIHVLKIYDFHFQHLPTSSQKLSHWSTDLFFNNSIQRKDPKYEYIVNNNIPARSDQVSKSKQIEGDRDKNLSLSFDHESAIHYTK; translated from the exons ATGCCGAGATTGAAGCAACCGATTCCTCTGCGAAAAGCAGGCCTCGAACGTCTGGCAGCTCATTTCGTAGATCACTTCGACCAATTAAGCACAAACTGGAAGTTACCTGATATACGCCTAAGCATTGCTCAGATCAAAGAACATGTACACCCTTGCCTGACACCAAGACTGTACAATGAGCTCTGCATGAAATTCCTGCATAAATTTCTGAGCATCCAACAGGATAAATATGAAACTCGCCCTGGAAGCCATAACAGAGCTGCAATCGAAGTATTAATGGATGTAGATATTATCGGACTGCAATTGGGTGCCGAGATAATTAAATATCTCAATCATGAACACGCTCACAGGTTCCGGAAGTTGAGGATACTGCATGTGGACGATCTTCGATGGACGAATCTTGGAACGAAGAGCCTGGGACGCTTTGACTTGCAATATCTTACAGAACTCCATTATGGCTGTTACTGTGCCGACCGTGACCTCGAGGTTGTTGGAAAGAGCTGTCCAAAGTTGATAGTCCTGGATATCGAGGGAGCGAGATACGTCACTGACAGAGGATTGAAGGCCCTTCATCCGTGCTCCGAGTTGCGCATCCTTTCTATTGTCAGGTGTAACGTCTCCGATAAGGGGATAAACGAACTGCTCTCTGCGAACAAGAAAATTTCCGAGTTCAACTTCGGACTCACATCGGATCCCTTGTATAAGCCGAGTTTCAACATATTATCGAGGTCCAGAACGTCAGTCTGTCCATCCATGAAGCGATTCTGCATAACAGCAAACTTAATTACAGATGAGCATCTGTGCGCTGTCGTAGAGCTCTTCCCCAATTTGACTCATCTTCGTATCAACGGTAAACTCTCAGGCGATCTATCCGCGGTAAGACAGCTCGATAAACTCGCAGAGTGCAAGTATCACTTGCTGATGGACAATTTCAATGGGCCCTTGATGAGTATTGGGGAAAACATCACCATGTTAAGCTTGATGGGGCTCGAGCAATACGATTTGGACTTCATCCACAATGTCTGCGTAAATATTGA ATGTAAAGTCGAACAATTAATCcatgtattaaaaatatacgaTTTTCACTTCCAACATCTGCCTACGTCATCACAGAAGCTGTCACATTGGTCAAcggatttatttttcaacaattcaatACAACGTAAAGATCCAAAATACGAGTATATAGTAAACAATAATATACCAGCTCGCAGCGACCAAGTATCAAAATCAAAGCAAATCGAAGGAGATCGTGATAA AAACTTGAGCCTCTCTTTCGACCATGAATCTGCGATTCATTATACCAAGTGA
- the LOC124412720 gene encoding uncharacterized protein LOC124412720 has translation MPKHKQPTLLQEMAFDLLVTHFVEYCQQQSSYQQNSRTLRESIVLIKKQLFPRLPPNLSMISDFCTRFFDAFQVSCWKGSSAVHRTNRDSYIAEALEMMMDVKILRLQCTQSHLYHLDHNDFHRFQGLQVLQIHTLSSIHVMPGVLGYFCLENLTELHLPKQCTNLDLKIIGSRCPLLQVLDINDSPDVDDEGLRALQPCSDLRVIDFCFLKVSNDGVNELLSAHKKLEEFNVRITVRPRVYLGLDFDVLSRPKTLVCPSIKRYCILRLKPVTNAHLLAIVALFPNLIHLRIYDQLVGDLRILQKLERLKELDLSDCTSRPRANNLRQLLTVKGENISSLGMKNLYRVGFYLTQSDLDFIYKFCKNIESLKFVYERQVWMDTLVVPPFPKLKILDVEARRFNNNGFPHHAVIQFGEMLQLEILRFENFGPTIKITESIMFDNVRFPNLKKVLCGEAEIDGARRINKIARDNNLDFSMECQPWLKTNWDRLGFLDTGWILH, from the exons ATGCCGAAACACAAGCAGCCAACTCTTCTGCAAGAAATGGCGTTCGATTTATTGGTAACTCATTTTGTGGAGTATTGCCAACAGCAGTCCAGTTACCAACAAAATTCAAGAACACTCCGCGAAAGTATTGTTCTGATAAAAAAGCAGCTGTTCCCTCGACTACCGCCAAACCTTTCTATGATCTCGGATTTTTGTACAAGATTTTTCGACGCGTTTCAAGTCTCTTGCTGGAAGGGGTCATCGGCAGTCCATCGCACAAATCGGGACAGCTATATCGCAGAAGCATTGGAAATGATGATGGATGTTAAAATTCTTCGACTGCAATGTACCCAGTCACACTTATACCATCTGGATCACAATGATTTTCACCGATTCCAGGGGCTACAGGTACTGCAAATCCACACTTTGTCTTCGATCCACGTGATGCCTGGAGTCCTGGGATATTTTTGTTTAGAAAACCTCACTGAACTTCACCTTCCAAAGCAGTGCACCAACCTCGACCTTAAGATCATTGGCTCGCGTTGTCCACTGTTGCAAGTCTTGGATATCAATGACTCACCTGACGTTGACGACGAAGGATTACGAGCCCTGCAGCCATGCTCAGACCTACGAGtcattgatttttgtttcttgaaaGTGTCAAATGATGGCGTGAATGAGCTACTGTCTGCACACAAAAAACTCGAGGAGTTCAATGTCCGCATAACTGTGCGTCCACGTGTGTACTTGGGTTTGGACTTCGACGTGTTGTCGCGTCCAAAGACGCTAGTGTGTCCATCTATTAAACGCTACTGCATCCTCAGATTGAAACCAGTTACGAACGCGCATTTACTTGCTATCGTCGCTCTTTTTCCGAATTTAATACATCTCAGAATTTACGATCAACTTGTAGGAGATTTGCGCATATTACAGAAACTCGAAAGGCTGAAGGAGCTTGATTTGAGTGATTGTACGAGCCGTCCCCGTGCGAATAATCTCAGGCAACTTTTGACGGTtaaaggtgaaaatatttcgtcatTAGGCATGAAGAACTTATATCGTGTAGGCTTCTACTTGACGCAGAGTGACTTGgactttatttacaaattttgtaaaaatattgagtctttgaaatttgtttacgAACGTCAAGTCTGGATGGACACATTAGTAGTGCCACCTTttccaaagttgaaaatactGGATGTAGAGGCAAGAAGATTCAACAATAACGGCTTTCCCCACCACGCAGTTATACAATTTGGTGAAATGCTACAGCTTGAAATTCTAAGATTCGAAAACTTCGGTCCGACTATTAAAATAACGGAATCTATCATGTTCGATAACGTGAGATTTCCAAATTTGAAGAAGGTTCTATGCGGGGAAGCTGAAATAGACGGTGCCAGgaggataaataaaattgcgaGAGATAACAACCTCGATTTTTCAATGGAGTGTCAACCTTG GTTAAAGACAAATTGGGACAGATTGGGATTTCTGGACACCGGCTGGATACTGCATTAG
- the LOC124416308 gene encoding uncharacterized protein LOC124416308 encodes MPKVREPAMLQKMALDAMFEYVVFCCDRASIEGSLDELNQVISAIKKDVISRMPWFSVADFLAKFLEQFYSDSRPAAHLKVALEVVMDTEIVGLQCKGPILANLDPQDGPRLRRLAELDLDYISHSIPLNLHNFHLDDLTTFVFAERCTDLDLSVVGRNCTKLQVVRVPDSWVTDEGLSTLSQCSDLRFVDVRRCSVTYNGINRMLSVHKKLDRITDVSAETLSHLDSSVCPSISHFAFKEEESISSAHLRKIVTKFPNITYLYLDGHITEELSILKSLNKLNGLDLLFRSNMSFYDVEAAWADIKELLTFIGANMITLKLVCWNQGFLWKQLELDFIFDSCPNLECLKFDHGDGCDTIPSFQKLKVLIPHIPIYFSSIDIFEDPIIEFEPLPNLETLWLHNYNVSFSAIESIMLDHIKFPKLSLIETVYMKEKDLEEIRRIARMKNLEIEIKDDPDPISYIDRHFNRSRSPSP; translated from the coding sequence ATGCCTAAGGTACGAGAGCCGGCAATGTTGCAAAAAATGGCACTGGACGCTATGTTCGAATACGTCGTTTTCTGCTGTGACCGAGCTAGCATCGAAGGTTCCCTGGACGAGCTGAATCAGGTCATTTCGGCCATCAAGAAGGACGTGATCAGTCGCATGCCGTGGTTCTCGGTGGCGGACTTCTTGGCCAAGTTCCTAGAGCAGTTCTACTCCGATTCCAGGCCGGCGGCGCATCTAAAAGTCGCCTTAGAAGTCGTCATGGACACAGAGATAGTGGGACTGCAATGCAAAGGACCGATCCTGGCCAACCTTGACCCCCAAGATGGTCCGCGTCTACGGAGACTGGCGGAACTGGACCTCGACTACATCTCACACTCGATCCCCCTAAACCTGCACAACTTCCACCTGGACGATCTGACGACTTTCGTGTTCGCCGAGAGATGCACTGACCTTGACTTGAGCGTGGTTGGCCGGAACTGCACCAAACTGCAAGTGGTTAGAGTTCCGGACTCGTGGGTCACGGATGAAGGGCTTTCCACCCTCAGCCAGTGCTCTGACCTTCGTTTCGTCGACGTTCGCAGGTGCTCGGTAACGTACAACGGCATAAATCGCATGCTGTCCGTGCACAAGAAACTGGACAGAATCACGGACGTTTCTGCAGAGACCTTGTCTCACTTGGACTCGTCAGTTTGCCCTTCAATAAGCCACTTCGCtttcaaagaagaagaatctaTTTCGTCCGCACACCTTCGCAAGATCGTCACTAAGTTTCCCAATATCACTTATTTGTACTTGGATGGCCATATTACGGAAGAGTTGTCCATACTCAAGTCCCTCAACAAACTTAACGGACTTGACCTCTTGTTCCGATCGAATATGTCTTTCTACGACGTCGAGGCGGCCTGGGCTGATATCAAGGAACTCTTGACGTTCATTGGGGCGAATATGATCACTTTAAAGCTCGTTTGTTGGAATCAGGGATTTTTATGGAAGCAGCTAGAGCTCGATTTCATATTCGATTCATGTCCGAATTTAGAATGCTTAAAGTTCGATCACGGGGACGGGTGTGACACCATTCCATCTTTCCAGAAGTTGAAAGTACTGATACCGCACATCCCCATTTACTTCTCGTCTATTGATATTTTCGAAGATCCGATTATAGAGTTCGAACCGTTACCAAACCTTGAGACTCTCTGGCTTCACAATTATAACGTCAGTTTTTCAGCAATCGAATCAATAATGTTGGATCATATCAAGTTTCCCAAATTGTCCCTCATCGAAACTGTCTACATGAAGGAAAAAGATTTGGAAGAAATTCGCCGGATTGCCAGAAtgaagaatttagaaattgaGATTAAAGATGATCCGGATCCGATCTCGTATATCGACCGGCACTTCAACAGATCGCGCTCTCCGTCACCttag
- the LOC124416309 gene encoding uncharacterized protein LOC124416309: MPKVRQPTALQKMALESIFEYVFLCCDRISVKGSLDELNQVISAIKKDVISRIPWFSVADFLARFLERFFSCSRPPMHLKAALEIVMDIEVVGLRCRGPILAYLDPQDSRRLRRLVELDLHRFSCGVPTSVYNVMINLNMNNFYLNDLTSFAFNAECTDLHLSVIARNCPQLQEVRVPNSQEVTDQGLATLEQCSDLRYVDVRGCGITHSGINRMLSVQKKLEKFTQDSLATWSCLDLAVCPWIRYIAFHPVEFSYKDLRKIVTKFPNISYFEMRTNIPINVSSLKSLNKLTGLDLDFPFNDRRVRLNSIWAGIKDLLKFVGTNLTTLKLGSWDCEFLDFINKLGQDDVDFIFNSCPNLESLKFDHVEGLIVIPSFQKLKVLMPCVISEDNRTENPTRYSDEEYFGMSYHPTIEFDKLPNLETLSLYNYRVSVRTIESIMLDNDKFPKLSVIKNISMKDEDLEEIRRIARMNNLEFEIEK; encoded by the coding sequence ATGCCAAAGGTACGACAGCCGACCGCATTGCAGAAGATGGCGCTGGAGTCCATCTTTGAATACGTTTTCCTCTGCTGCGATCGAATCAGCGTCAAAGGCTCCCTGGACGAGCTGAATCAGGTCATTTCGGCCATCAAGAAGGATGTGATCAGTCGTATACCCTGGTTCTCGGTGGCGGACTTTTTGGCCAGGTTCCTGGAGCGGTTCTTTTCCTGTTCACGTCCGCCGATGCACCTAAAAGCCGCTCTGGAAATCGTCATGGACATAGAAGTAGTCGGTCTGCGATGCAGAGGGCCGATCCTGGCCTACCTGGACCCTCAAGATAGTCGGCGTCTACGGAGACTGGTGGAACTGGATCTGCACCGCTTTTCATGCGGAGTTCCCACGAGCGTATACAACGTTATGATAAACTTGAACATGAACAATTTCTACTTGAACGATCTGACGAGTTTCGCGTTCAACGCGGAATGCACCGACCTTCATCTCAGCGTGATCGCCCGGAATTGCCCCCAACTGCAAGAGGTCAGAGTTCCGAATTCACAGGAGGTCACGGACCAAGGGCTTGCTACCCTCGAACAGTGCTCTGACCTTCGCTACGTCGACGTTCGCGGATGCGGAATAACGCACAGCGGCATAAACCGCATGCTGTCGGTGCAGAAGAAGCTGGAAAAGTTCACCCAAGATTCTTTGGCTACGTGGTCCTGCTTGGACTTGGCAGTGTGTCCCTGGATCCGTTATATCGCTTTCCATCCCGTTGAATTTTCGTATAAGGACCTTCGCAAGATCGTTACGAAGTTTCCTAATATCTCCTATTTTGAAATGCGAACCAATATCCCGATAAATGTGTCCAGTCTTAAGTCCCTTAACAAACTTACTGGACTTGACCTCGATTTTCCGTTTAATGACCGTAGGGTCCGTCTCAACTCGATCTGGGCAGGCATAAAAGACCTTTTGAAGTTTGTTGGGACTAATCTGACTACTCTGAAACTCGGCTCATGGGATTGCGAGTTTCTtgatttcataaataaattagGGCAGGACGACGTTGATTTCATATTCAATTCATGCCCCAATTTAGAAAGCTTGAAGTTTGATCACGTAGAAGGGCTTATCGTTATTCCGTCTTTTCAAAAGTTGAAAGTATTGATGCCGTGTGTAATCTCTGAGGATAATCGTACCGAAAATCCTACCCGTTATTCTGACGAAGAATATTTTGGAATGTCTTACCACCCGACGATAGAGTTCGACAAGTTGCCGAACCTTGAGACTCTCTCGCTTTACAATTATAGGGTCAGTGTTCGGACAATCGAATCGATAATGCTGGATAATgacaaatttccaaaattgtcCGTTATCAAAAATATCAGCATGAAGGACGAAGATTTGGAAGAAATTCGACGGATTGCCAGAATGAATAATTTGGAATTCGAGATTGAAAAGTAG
- the LOC124412731 gene encoding uncharacterized protein LOC124412731 — protein MPKVRQPAMLQKMALDAIYEYVFLCCDRTSIEDSLDELNQVISAIKKDVISRMPWFSVADFLAKFLEQFYSDSRPAAHLKVALEVVMDTEIVGLQCKGPILAYLDPQDGPRLRRLAELDLDYISHSIPLNLHNFHLDDLTTFVFAERCTDLDLSVVGRNCTKLQVVRVPDSRRVTDEGLSTLSQCSDLRFVDVRRCSVTYNGINRMLSVHKKLDRITDVSAETLSHLDSSVCPSICHFASRPDDPISSAHLRKIVSKFPNITYLQLEGVITEELSILKSLNKLNGLDLTFSSGMFYDEIEATWACIKELLTFNGVNLTTLKLACWDQGVFWRQEDLDFIFDSCPNLECLKFDHGDGLVIVPSFQKLKVLIPHIAIEFESIEILDDPVIEFDKLPNLETLSLHNYDVSFPIIESIMLDNVKFPKLSVIETICMKNEDLEEIRRIARIKNLEFEIKNDPCSNWYNNYRFNTSSSSSP, from the coding sequence ATGCCAAAGGTACGACAGCCGGCCATGTTGCAAAAAATGGCGCTGGACGCTATCTACGAATACGTTTTCCTCTGCTGCGACCGCACCAGCATCGAAGACTCCCTGGACGAGCTGAATCAGGTCATTTCGGCCATCAAGAAGGACGTGATCAGTCGCATGCCGTGGTTCTCGGTGGCGGACTTCTTGGCCAAGTTCCTAGAGCAGTTCTACTCCGATTCCAGGCCGGCGGCGCATCTAAAAGTCGCCTTAGAAGTCGTCATGGACACAGAGATAGTGGGACTGCAATGCAAAGGGCCGATCCTGGCCTACCTTGACCCCCAAGATGGTCCGCGTCTACGGAGACTGGCGGAACTGGACCTCGACTACATCTCACACTCGATCCCCCTAAACCTGCACAACTTCCACCTGGACGATCTGACGACTTTCGTGTTCGCTGAGAGATGCACTGACCTTGACTTGAGCGTGGTTGGCCGGAACTGCACCAAACTGCAAGTGGTTAGAGTTCCGGACTCGCGGCGGGTCACGGATGAAGGGCTTTCCACCCTCAGCCAGTGCTCTGACCTTCGTTTCGTCGACGTTCGCAGGTGCTCGGTAACGTACAATGGCATAAATCGCATGCTGTCCGTGCACAAGAAACTGGACAGAATCACGGACGTTTCTGCAGAGACCTTGTCTCACTTGGACTCGTCAGTGTGCCCTTCAATATGCCACTTCGCTTCCAGACCTGACGACCCCATCTCTTCTGCACACCTTCGCAAGATCGTCTCTAAATTTCCCAACATCACTTATTTGCAACTGGAGGGCGTTATCACGGAAGAGTTGTCCATACTTAAGTCTCTCAACAAACTTAACGGACTTGACCTCACGTTCTCGTCGGGTATGTTTTACGACGAGATCGAGGCGACGTGGGCCTGTATCAAGGAACTCTTAACGTTCAATGGGGTGAATCTGACTACTTTGAAGCTCGCTTGTTGGGATCAGGGAGTTTTTTGGCGGCAGGAAGATCTCGATTTCATATTCGATTCATGTCCGAATTTAGAATGCTTGAAGTTCGATCACGGGGACGGCCTTGTAATCGTTCCGTCTTTTCAGAAGTTGAAAGTATTGATACCGCATATCGCCATTGAATTTGAGTCTATTGAAATATTGGACGATCCGGTCATAGAGTTTGACAAGTTGCCGAACCTTGAAACTCTTTCGCTTCACAATTATGACGTCAGTTTTCCGATAATAGAATCGATAATGCTGGATAATGTCAAGTTCCCAAAATTGTCCGTTATCGAAACGATTTGCATGAAGAACGAAGATTTGGAAGAAATTCGTCGAATTGCCAGAATCAAGAAtttggaatttgaaataaaaaatgatccgTGTTCCAACTGGTACAACAATTACCGTTTCAACACTTCGTCCTCTTCGTCACCTTAG